Proteins encoded together in one Thermococcus bergensis window:
- a CDS encoding TIGR04140 family protein produces MRRKLIVAIPPEELLKIKENSKAKIRVEIQEAEPFFGMPRWEIVVDGSSEEIEKFMNALMRSRAGG; encoded by the coding sequence ATGAGGAGAAAACTAATAGTTGCAATCCCTCCCGAGGAGCTTCTTAAAATCAAGGAAAATTCCAAAGCTAAAATAAGAGTAGAAATCCAAGAGGCAGAGCCGTTTTTTGGGATGCCCAGGTGGGAGATAGTGGTTGATGGGAGCAGTGAAGAAATCGAGAAATTTATGAATGCATTGATGAGGTCAAGGGCAGGGGGATAG
- a CDS encoding ATPase: protein MIETVKDDFVKTYRLHQSLEALERVRGEISEEAYERLKSLVHYRLYGKEFNREKIREKIALAFSMGSDSTASLLILRWAGFEVVPVMVKLPQMRDVILFRAQEYGAVFVEIPEYMETISAQIKKKAPICGKCHSMIMEAVKDYARKNGIKIVASGDLLSFGSISIYKEEDLIKLNLPAFLALDKREAISLLGRKYALGFGCSLWKNATKSAPILKRFGIQRVLRELRAGAIDKEIANALIRDILKN from the coding sequence ATGATAGAGACAGTGAAAGACGACTTTGTTAAGACTTATCGTTTGCATCAAAGCCTTGAAGCCCTCGAGCGGGTTAGGGGAGAGATTAGTGAAGAAGCCTATGAAAGGTTAAAAAGCCTAGTCCATTACAGACTTTACGGGAAAGAATTTAATAGAGAAAAAATCAGGGAAAAAATCGCCCTCGCATTTTCAATGGGAAGCGACAGCACTGCCTCGCTTTTAATCCTTCGATGGGCGGGATTTGAAGTAGTCCCGGTTATGGTAAAGCTCCCTCAAATGAGGGACGTAATACTCTTCAGAGCTCAGGAGTACGGAGCAGTTTTTGTTGAAATCCCGGAATACATGGAGACTATAAGCGCGCAGATAAAAAAGAAGGCTCCTATCTGCGGTAAATGTCATTCAATGATAATGGAAGCAGTTAAGGACTACGCAAGGAAAAACGGGATAAAAATAGTTGCTTCAGGGGACCTGCTGAGCTTCGGAAGCATTTCGATTTACAAAGAGGAAGACCTGATAAAGCTAAACCTACCTGCCTTTTTAGCCCTTGATAAAAGAGAAGCAATAAGCCTCCTCGGCAGAAAATACGCATTAGGCTTTGGATGTTCCTTGTGGAAAAACGCTACCAAAAGTGCGCCGATTTTAAAACGCTTCGGCATTCAGAGAGTGTTAAGGGAGCTCAGAGCGGGAGCGATAGACAAGGAGATAGCAAATGCCCTCATCAGAGACATCCTCAAAAATTGA
- a CDS encoding MFS transporter, with amino-acid sequence MKREQSLLQIIKERAAKISIRKRKKRNLLLLAISMFLANVSWGIAYPYLGVYMKALGGSLFLVGLLSVAFNLTSSIAQYPFGYLSDKTGRRKPFIAFGIFSSGIAYLFVIFATTPSALLGIRILQGVLSSSIFSRPYCLYYRAFGYGKGGFNIWVL; translated from the coding sequence ATGAAAAGAGAGCAGTCTCTGCTTCAAATCATTAAGGAGCGAGCTGCAAAAATCTCCATTCGGAAGAGAAAGAAAAGAAACCTCCTTCTTCTTGCAATTTCAATGTTCTTAGCCAATGTAAGCTGGGGAATAGCCTATCCATACCTCGGTGTATACATGAAAGCCCTGGGAGGATCACTTTTTCTTGTCGGGCTTTTGAGTGTTGCTTTCAATTTGACATCCAGCATAGCCCAGTACCCCTTTGGATACCTTTCCGATAAAACCGGTAGAAGAAAACCGTTCATAGCATTTGGAATCTTTTCTTCAGGTATTGCGTACCTTTTTGTAATATTTGCCACAACTCCCTCAGCGCTCCTCGGGATAAGGATTCTTCAGGGAGTGTTAAGCTCTTCAATTTTTTCCCGCCCATACTGCCTTTATTACCGAGCTTTCGGTTATGGAAAAGGTGGGTTCAACATTTGGGTTCTTTAA
- a CDS encoding MFS transporter, which translates to MEKVGSTFGFFNFVENMGYMLGNFVGSGIVKVLGIKSAFIISALISIVSAGIVMLIKETPHQTSHSEGLILTQESRESERVIFKGSAFKSLLKGKLGIFYLSVLFAMIASGQVYSVLSVYFEERFGSQWVGILFGVDSLAAALSAPFIGRAIDKKGAKKIFILSLVGYMVVFYGYGAVKSINLMIALSILSGVKWSAFVSAASAYVALKTEDRIRAQAMGMLNTMMSIGWVVGPLIGGYLSEISFGLNFLSSLVPLALAVALMFAPKNLKRH; encoded by the coding sequence ATGGAAAAGGTGGGTTCAACATTTGGGTTCTTTAACTTCGTTGAAAATATGGGGTACATGCTGGGGAACTTTGTGGGAAGCGGAATAGTTAAAGTCCTCGGTATCAAAAGTGCTTTTATTATCTCCGCACTGATATCAATTGTTTCAGCCGGAATAGTGATGCTTATCAAAGAAACCCCTCACCAAACTTCACATTCTGAGGGGTTGATACTAACTCAGGAAAGCAGAGAGAGCGAGAGGGTTATTTTCAAGGGTAGCGCTTTTAAGAGCCTTCTGAAGGGAAAGCTGGGCATTTTTTACTTATCCGTCTTGTTTGCAATGATAGCTTCCGGCCAGGTTTACTCCGTGCTTTCTGTATACTTTGAAGAAAGATTTGGGAGTCAATGGGTTGGAATTCTCTTCGGTGTTGATTCCCTAGCAGCTGCCTTAAGTGCCCCCTTCATAGGCAGGGCTATTGATAAAAAGGGCGCGAAAAAGATTTTCATCTTGTCGCTAGTGGGTTACATGGTGGTGTTCTACGGGTATGGAGCAGTTAAAAGCATAAATCTGATGATAGCCCTTTCAATACTCTCGGGAGTGAAGTGGTCTGCCTTTGTTAGCGCAGCATCAGCCTACGTAGCACTGAAAACAGAGGACAGGATAAGGGCACAGGCTATGGGAATGCTAAATACGATGATGAGCATCGGATGGGTCGTTGGGCCTCTAATAGGGGGATATCTAAGCGAAATAAGCTTTGGACTTAACTTCTTATCTTCGTTAGTACCCCTTGCTCTGGCAGTTGCGTTGATGTTTGCTCCAAAAAATCTTAAAAGGCACTAA
- a CDS encoding TIGR01177 family methyltransferase, with translation MLYIEILGNLPEMAQGEVKALLEMASPEFKIIERDYLFLAVKGDKRAFPFLDRLGLAHEYGELLFSAESPEELYSKAESIEWEKYIRGTFKVDRETMVNCSHEVEDVERKVGAIVSKRGFKVNLSSPQTLIRVYCGKKLWVGVRKKFFEAKEFNERKADKRPFYKPIALPPRVARAMVNLARARKEVLDPFMGTGGILIEAGLMGLKVYGVDLRRDMVEGARRNLEHYGVKNYVLKQGDATRLRELFPDKTFEAVATDPPYGTSATLGGRKREELYEKALASIYDVLDGYLSIAFPAQFNAERVAERIGFEVLEKYYQRVHSSLDRYFYVMRI, from the coding sequence ATGCTCTACATCGAAATACTTGGAAATCTTCCGGAAATGGCTCAAGGCGAAGTTAAAGCGTTACTGGAAATGGCTAGCCCAGAGTTTAAAATCATTGAGAGGGATTACCTGTTCCTTGCTGTTAAGGGCGATAAAAGGGCGTTTCCATTCCTCGATAGGCTAGGCCTGGCACACGAATACGGCGAGCTTTTGTTTTCCGCTGAGAGCCCGGAGGAACTGTATTCAAAAGCAGAGAGTATTGAATGGGAAAAATACATCAGGGGAACTTTTAAAGTGGACCGGGAAACCATGGTAAACTGCTCGCATGAAGTAGAAGATGTTGAAAGAAAAGTTGGGGCAATAGTTTCAAAAAGAGGGTTCAAAGTGAATCTAAGCTCTCCCCAAACATTAATCAGAGTTTACTGCGGAAAAAAGCTCTGGGTTGGAGTTAGAAAGAAATTTTTCGAAGCGAAGGAGTTTAACGAGCGAAAAGCTGACAAAAGGCCATTCTACAAACCCATAGCCTTGCCCCCAAGAGTAGCGAGAGCAATGGTCAATCTGGCAAGGGCTAGAAAGGAAGTTCTTGACCCTTTTATGGGGACGGGTGGAATACTCATAGAGGCAGGACTCATGGGACTGAAGGTCTATGGGGTAGACCTAAGGAGAGACATGGTCGAAGGTGCCAGGAGGAATCTGGAACATTATGGAGTCAAAAACTACGTTTTAAAGCAGGGGGATGCTACAAGGCTTAGAGAGCTCTTTCCGGATAAAACATTTGAAGCTGTTGCAACTGATCCTCCTTACGGAACCTCCGCAACCCTAGGGGGGAGAAAAAGAGAGGAACTGTATGAAAAAGCCCTCGCAAGCATATATGATGTCCTTGACGGCTACTTAAGCATAGCTTTTCCCGCGCAGTTCAATGCCGAGAGGGTAGCTGAGAGGATTGGGTTTGAAGTTTTGGAAAAATATTACCAGAGGGTTCACTCCTCTCTAGATAGATATTTCTATGTTATGCGCATCTAA
- the cytX gene encoding putative hydroxymethylpyrimidine transporter CytX, with protein MEGYDIRPVEKNKRTFTFLTIFAIWFGAGISIAEFWAGALLTPALSLGMAVLVIIIGHILGNAVMGLIAIEGEETGLPTMVLSRAPLGIKGSILPSLLNYLQLIGWTAIMLIVGANAMNAVSKVLGFESYALWVILLGILVTGWTYIGPKNWEKLEKIAALLLLALSLWLTYVTLKRFPLGELLSKPGTGEIGIMLALDLVIAMPLSWAPLIADYSRFAKGKGSAFWGTYLGYFVSSSLFYFVGALTNMAIGEGGPIKIIAAYGIGIPAMLVIIFSTVTTTFLDVYSAAITYKNISPKADAKKQVLLVGFLGTLLALVFPMEQYESFLLLIGGAFVSLAAIMITDYFLVRKTYTPEELLDENGPFAGYNLKAVAIWAIGFAFYMGLAVEGLFGLHIPILSELGFRLGSSIPTFLLVSTIYYLLERW; from the coding sequence ATGGAAGGGTATGACATAAGACCCGTAGAGAAGAATAAAAGGACGTTTACTTTCCTAACAATCTTCGCAATATGGTTCGGAGCAGGAATAAGCATCGCAGAATTCTGGGCAGGGGCACTGCTAACTCCAGCGCTCTCACTTGGTATGGCGGTACTGGTAATAATCATCGGCCACATCTTGGGAAATGCAGTGATGGGTTTAATAGCCATCGAAGGTGAGGAAACTGGACTACCAACTATGGTGCTCTCTAGGGCTCCTCTCGGAATCAAAGGTTCGATTTTACCGTCACTCTTGAACTACCTCCAGCTTATAGGGTGGACAGCAATAATGCTCATAGTTGGAGCAAACGCCATGAATGCAGTATCAAAAGTCCTCGGTTTTGAGAGCTATGCCCTCTGGGTAATTCTCCTGGGCATCCTCGTTACAGGATGGACATATATTGGTCCAAAAAACTGGGAAAAGCTCGAAAAAATAGCAGCTCTGCTTTTGCTTGCATTGAGCCTGTGGCTTACCTACGTTACACTCAAGAGGTTCCCCTTAGGTGAGCTCCTTTCCAAGCCCGGAACTGGAGAAATAGGCATTATGCTAGCGCTGGACTTGGTAATAGCAATGCCTCTTTCTTGGGCGCCACTAATAGCAGACTATTCGAGGTTCGCCAAAGGTAAGGGCTCAGCATTTTGGGGCACCTATTTAGGCTACTTTGTGTCCTCAAGCCTGTTCTACTTTGTTGGGGCTTTGACAAACATGGCAATCGGCGAAGGAGGCCCCATTAAAATCATAGCCGCCTACGGCATTGGAATTCCGGCTATGCTGGTAATTATTTTCTCCACGGTCACCACAACGTTCCTCGACGTTTACTCAGCCGCAATAACCTACAAGAACATCTCACCGAAAGCGGACGCAAAGAAACAGGTACTCCTAGTTGGTTTCCTTGGGACTCTATTAGCCCTTGTTTTCCCAATGGAGCAGTATGAAAGCTTCTTGCTTCTCATAGGTGGAGCGTTCGTGTCTCTAGCTGCAATAATGATAACAGACTACTTCCTAGTCAGAAAGACCTATACTCCAGAGGAGCTGCTCGATGAAAACGGCCCATTTGCTGGATACAACTTAAAGGCAGTAGCAATCTGGGCGATAGGGTTTGCATTCTATATGGGGCTGGCTGTGGAAGGCCTCTTTGGGCTTCACATTCCGATTTTAAGTGAACTTGGCTTCAGGCTCGGCTCAAGTATTCCAACGTTTCTTCTTGTGAGCACCATTTACTACTTGCTTGAGAGGTGGTGA
- the thiM gene encoding hydroxyethylthiazole kinase gives MEWIGEALEKLREKRPLVHNITNYVVMNTTANALLAVGASPVMAHAIEELEEMVSLADALVINIGTLDEHKIYSMLKAVEVAKELKKPVVLDPVGAGATKLRTKTSLNLLELGDISVVRGNFGEIAALLGKHGKTRGVDSAVYDKDAAKDLAKKAAEKFGTVVAVTGAVDYVSDGERTYAIENGTSMLGRVTGTGCMATAIIGAFLAVEEPLKATIAGLTTFEIAAEKAVEESPYPGSFHMKLYDWLYRIDGALIKERAKVREVEP, from the coding sequence ATGGAGTGGATCGGCGAAGCACTTGAAAAATTAAGAGAAAAAAGGCCACTGGTGCACAACATCACGAACTATGTTGTGATGAACACCACCGCAAATGCTCTCCTTGCAGTAGGAGCTTCACCCGTCATGGCCCATGCGATAGAGGAGCTCGAAGAGATGGTCAGCTTAGCTGATGCACTCGTAATAAACATTGGAACCCTTGATGAGCACAAAATATATTCCATGCTTAAAGCCGTTGAGGTTGCCAAAGAGCTCAAAAAGCCAGTAGTTCTTGATCCCGTCGGTGCTGGGGCAACAAAGCTGAGGACAAAGACCTCTCTAAACCTGCTGGAATTAGGGGATATAAGCGTGGTGAGGGGCAACTTCGGTGAGATAGCCGCCCTTCTTGGCAAGCATGGCAAAACTAGGGGCGTGGATTCAGCAGTTTATGATAAAGATGCCGCGAAAGACCTAGCCAAGAAAGCGGCTGAAAAGTTCGGAACGGTGGTAGCGGTTACCGGTGCTGTGGACTACGTGAGTGATGGCGAGAGAACTTATGCCATAGAAAACGGAACCTCTATGCTCGGAAGGGTTACGGGAACCGGGTGCATGGCTACAGCAATAATAGGAGCATTTTTAGCAGTTGAAGAACCTTTGAAAGCCACTATAGCGGGGCTCACAACATTTGAAATCGCTGCTGAGAAAGCTGTTGAAGAGTCCCCATATCCGGGAAGCTTTCACATGAAGCTCTACGACTGGCTCTACAGGATTGATGGGGCGCTCATAAAAGAGAGGGCGAAGGTGAGGGAAGTTGAACCTTAG
- the thiE gene encoding thiamine phosphate synthase has translation MNLRKKLRLYVITDRRLKPEVESVKEALEGGATSIQLRIKNAPTREMIEIGKEIRKLTEEYDALYFVDDRVDVALATNADGVQLGLEDMPISLARDIAPNLVIGASVYSLEEALQAEKEGADYLGAGSVFPTPTKKDVKIIGIEGLSRIVESVKIPVVAIGGINHENVKEVLKTGVDGVAVISAIMGAENVKKATEEMRKIIEEVLG, from the coding sequence TTGAACCTTAGAAAAAAGCTGAGGCTTTATGTTATAACTGATAGAAGGTTGAAGCCAGAAGTAGAAAGCGTGAAAGAAGCCCTCGAAGGTGGTGCAACCTCCATCCAGCTCAGGATAAAAAACGCTCCAACGAGAGAGATGATAGAAATCGGCAAAGAAATAAGAAAGCTCACAGAGGAGTACGACGCCCTCTATTTCGTTGATGACAGAGTGGATGTGGCTTTAGCAACAAACGCAGACGGAGTCCAGCTGGGTCTAGAGGATATGCCCATTTCCCTGGCTAGAGATATAGCGCCGAATTTGGTTATTGGGGCTTCGGTTTACAGTTTGGAAGAAGCCCTGCAAGCGGAAAAGGAGGGGGCAGACTATTTGGGGGCAGGTTCTGTCTTTCCTACCCCTACAAAGAAGGATGTTAAGATTATTGGCATAGAAGGGCTTAGTAGAATAGTGGAATCGGTAAAAATTCCCGTTGTGGCTATAGGGGGTATAAACCACGAAAACGTTAAGGAAGTCCTCAAAACCGGCGTCGATGGAGTTGCAGTAATTTCCGCGATAATGGGGGCTGAGAATGTAAAGAAGGCCACGGAAGAAATGAGGAAGATCATAGAGGAGGTACTTGGATGA
- a CDS encoding bifunctional hydroxymethylpyrimidine kinase/phosphomethylpyrimidine kinase: protein MIRKALTIAGSDSGGGAGIEADLKTFSAFGVHGLVAITSVTAQNTQEVRAIYDVAPEVVAKQIEAVADDIGVDAAKTGMLSNAEIIKAVAKTVRKYDFPLVVDPVMIAKSGAPLLREDAMDALIEKIIPLAKVVTPNKPEAEKLSGIKIGNLEDARKAAKIIVEELGAEGAIVKGGHLGLSEAVDVLYFHGEFKEYRAPFVDGCTHGTGCSFSAAITANLAKGKELEEAVRIAKEFITMGIYYGAKIGHGHCPVNQNAWIEIPAEKWRVYEALRNAVKELLAIEGLSHYVPEVGMNFVYALPKLYARSKDDVAGVKGRIVKFGSTVKPVGDVEFGASDHIARAVLTFMEFFPETRSALNLKYSKGLIKKASELGLRVSFYDRREEPEGIKAKEGSTIPWGIRTAIERVNSKPDIIYHLGDWGREAMILIFGESPEIVLRKLKMLIQ from the coding sequence ATGATTAGAAAAGCCTTGACAATTGCGGGGAGCGATAGTGGAGGTGGGGCGGGGATAGAGGCAGACTTAAAGACCTTCTCTGCCTTTGGTGTTCATGGCTTGGTTGCAATAACCTCAGTAACAGCCCAAAACACCCAAGAAGTAAGGGCGATATATGATGTTGCACCAGAAGTTGTTGCAAAGCAGATAGAAGCGGTTGCCGATGACATAGGAGTTGATGCAGCAAAGACCGGAATGCTGAGCAATGCGGAGATCATCAAGGCTGTCGCAAAGACTGTGAGGAAGTATGACTTTCCACTGGTGGTTGATCCAGTGATGATAGCCAAGAGCGGAGCACCTCTGCTGAGAGAAGATGCAATGGATGCCCTTATCGAGAAGATCATCCCTCTCGCAAAGGTTGTAACTCCCAACAAGCCGGAAGCCGAAAAGCTGAGCGGAATAAAGATTGGAAACCTTGAAGACGCAAGAAAGGCTGCAAAAATCATAGTGGAGGAGCTTGGAGCTGAAGGGGCAATAGTCAAGGGTGGGCATCTTGGACTGAGCGAAGCTGTTGACGTGCTATACTTCCACGGTGAGTTCAAAGAGTACAGGGCACCGTTTGTTGACGGCTGTACCCACGGCACAGGATGTTCTTTCTCTGCAGCAATAACGGCAAATCTAGCCAAGGGAAAAGAGCTTGAGGAGGCAGTTAGAATTGCAAAGGAGTTCATAACGATGGGAATCTACTATGGAGCAAAGATAGGTCACGGACACTGCCCCGTTAACCAGAACGCCTGGATAGAGATTCCTGCTGAAAAATGGAGGGTTTATGAAGCTCTAAGGAATGCCGTCAAGGAGCTCCTGGCAATTGAAGGGCTTTCTCATTACGTGCCAGAAGTGGGCATGAACTTTGTCTACGCACTGCCAAAGCTCTACGCAAGGAGCAAAGATGATGTTGCCGGAGTCAAAGGAAGGATAGTAAAGTTCGGAAGCACGGTAAAGCCTGTGGGCGACGTGGAATTTGGAGCCTCAGACCACATAGCAAGGGCGGTTCTAACCTTTATGGAATTCTTCCCCGAAACAAGAAGCGCATTAAACTTAAAATACAGCAAGGGGCTGATTAAGAAAGCCTCCGAGTTGGGGCTTAGAGTTTCATTCTACGACAGAAGAGAGGAGCCAGAGGGAATAAAAGCCAAAGAAGGAAGCACTATTCCGTGGGGAATACGAACTGCAATTGAAAGGGTAAACAGCAAACCTGACATAATTTACCACCTCGGGGATTGGGGCAGGGAGGCAATGATCCTAATATTTGGGGAGAGCCCAGAGATTGTATTAAGAAAACTCAAAATGCTTATCCAATAG
- the mfnA gene encoding tyrosine decarboxylase MfnA, whose translation MIPKEGMSEEEVLAELEERLKVDLTFDSGRILGSMCTYPHPLAQKIIQKYIDRNLGDPGLHNGSKKIEEEAVQMLGELLHLKKAYGNIVSGGTEANILAVRAFRNISDVEKPELILPKSAHFSFLKASDLLRVKLVWAELNRDYSVNVKDVESKITDNTIGIVGIAGTTGLGVVDDIPALSDIAVDYGIPLHVDAAFGGFVIPFAKALGYELPDFDFKLKGVQSVTIDPHKMGMAPIPAGGIVFRKKKYIEAINVLAPYLAGGKIFQATITGTRPGANAIAVWALLKHLGFEGYKRVVKEAMENAYWFAEQIKGLNGVYLIREPMLNIVSFGSRKLKKIEAELKARGWGISAHRGYIRIVMMPHVKREHLEEFLKDLREILERVL comes from the coding sequence ATGATTCCAAAGGAAGGAATGAGCGAAGAGGAAGTGCTTGCTGAACTTGAGGAAAGGCTTAAAGTTGACCTAACTTTTGATTCGGGCAGGATTTTGGGATCCATGTGTACTTATCCTCATCCGCTTGCTCAAAAGATAATCCAGAAGTATATAGATAGGAACCTGGGCGATCCGGGGTTGCATAATGGAAGCAAAAAAATCGAGGAAGAAGCCGTTCAGATGCTTGGAGAACTTTTACATTTAAAGAAGGCCTACGGTAACATAGTGAGCGGTGGTACCGAGGCAAATATCTTGGCCGTAAGGGCTTTTCGCAATATATCCGATGTTGAGAAGCCCGAGTTGATCCTCCCAAAAAGTGCTCACTTCTCTTTTCTAAAGGCGAGTGATTTGCTGAGGGTAAAGCTGGTGTGGGCCGAACTTAATAGGGACTATTCTGTTAACGTCAAAGATGTTGAGAGTAAGATAACCGATAACACCATTGGCATAGTTGGAATTGCCGGTACAACCGGGCTGGGAGTTGTCGATGACATCCCCGCTCTTTCAGACATTGCTGTTGATTACGGGATTCCCCTTCATGTTGACGCAGCCTTTGGAGGTTTTGTAATACCCTTTGCGAAGGCTCTGGGTTACGAGTTGCCGGATTTCGATTTCAAGCTCAAGGGTGTGCAGAGCGTTACCATAGACCCCCACAAAATGGGCATGGCCCCAATCCCTGCTGGGGGGATAGTTTTTAGAAAGAAAAAGTACATAGAGGCCATAAACGTTTTAGCACCTTATTTAGCTGGAGGAAAGATATTCCAGGCGACCATTACCGGCACTAGGCCAGGTGCAAATGCAATAGCAGTATGGGCCCTCCTCAAGCATCTTGGCTTTGAAGGATACAAGAGAGTTGTCAAGGAGGCTATGGAAAATGCTTACTGGTTCGCGGAGCAAATAAAGGGTCTAAATGGGGTATACCTTATAAGGGAGCCCATGTTGAACATAGTCTCCTTCGGCTCCAGGAAGCTTAAGAAAATTGAGGCCGAGCTCAAAGCCAGAGGCTGGGGAATAAGCGCCCACAGGGGGTACATAAGGATAGTTATGATGCCCCACGTAAAGAGGGAGCACCTTGAGGAGTTTTTGAAAGACCTGAGGGAAATCCTGGAAAGAGTTCTTTGA
- a CDS encoding cation:proton antiporter: MEYMLDLSILLVFAKTLEWLFEKKDVHPILAHILTGMILGPFLLNVISPSEPLKVLSEFGLLMMMLYMGLTSNFSSIASNKAKAITVAGLGVAFSFFLGFSTVYLFGKGLAAAIFVGVTLGNTAIEVTSGVLLKSRVGKEISSILMGAAFADDIMAVYLIGIITAMTQGELALFPLVVLTIKIAIFIAAVLLLSEYIFKRSVRFYGILRNLNIFFTFTIILTFFLAIVAERVGLHQIIGAYLAGLTISRLRERRDPLVLSKIKLNELIGDLQVVLTEFFMPLFFIYVGLMFNPSLNELNVALIVLLYLAAVLGKLLGCGLGMRAFGFDWKSAMLVGIGMGGRGSLDLAILKFGIEEGLIDQGLFATSVIVSMLTAVTTPQFFKLYLSRIREE; encoded by the coding sequence GTGGAGTACATGCTTGACCTTTCCATCCTTCTGGTTTTTGCAAAGACTTTAGAGTGGCTGTTTGAGAAGAAGGATGTCCACCCTATACTTGCCCATATACTCACCGGAATGATACTGGGGCCTTTTCTTCTCAACGTTATTTCTCCTTCCGAGCCATTGAAAGTCCTTTCAGAGTTCGGCCTTCTGATGATGATGCTCTACATGGGTCTCACAAGCAACTTTTCATCGATTGCATCAAACAAAGCAAAAGCTATCACAGTGGCCGGTTTGGGTGTTGCGTTTTCATTCTTTCTTGGCTTTTCAACGGTTTATCTCTTTGGAAAGGGATTGGCTGCGGCTATTTTTGTAGGGGTGACTCTGGGGAATACTGCAATTGAAGTTACCAGTGGGGTGTTGTTGAAGTCAAGGGTAGGGAAGGAGATTTCTTCAATATTAATGGGGGCAGCGTTTGCCGATGACATAATGGCCGTTTATCTAATTGGCATAATAACGGCGATGACACAGGGCGAGCTTGCACTCTTCCCCTTGGTTGTTTTGACAATTAAGATAGCCATATTCATAGCAGCAGTTCTCTTACTTTCTGAATACATTTTCAAGCGCTCTGTGAGGTTTTACGGCATATTGAGGAACCTCAACATATTCTTCACTTTTACGATAATCCTCACATTTTTCTTAGCAATAGTGGCTGAAAGGGTGGGCCTGCACCAGATAATTGGTGCCTATCTTGCGGGCTTAACAATAAGCAGACTCAGAGAGAGGAGAGATCCCCTCGTGTTAAGCAAGATAAAGCTTAACGAGCTTATTGGGGACCTGCAGGTAGTCCTTACAGAGTTCTTCATGCCTCTCTTCTTTATTTACGTGGGGCTGATGTTTAATCCCTCTCTCAATGAGCTCAACGTCGCTTTGATAGTCCTTCTTTATCTGGCTGCAGTTTTAGGAAAGCTCCTCGGCTGTGGACTTGGAATGAGAGCATTTGGATTTGACTGGAAATCGGCAATGCTCGTTGGAATCGGTATGGGTGGAAGGGGCAGCCTGGACCTTGCCATACTAAAGTTCGGAATTGAAGAGGGGCTAATAGACCAAGGCCTCTTTGCAACCAGTGTCATAGTCTCAATGCTGACTGCTGTAACGACTCCCCAGTTTTTCAAACTTTATTTATCTCGCATAAGGGAGGAGTGA
- a CDS encoding TIGR00304 family membrane protein, which translates to MKGELLILAGMGLIFIGFMLIFIGTLMAASGGEADVESGGVIMIGPIPIVFGTSKGATLAMILAVFLMLLWIIGALLSRRV; encoded by the coding sequence ATGAAGGGAGAACTGCTTATACTGGCAGGGATGGGACTGATATTTATAGGCTTCATGCTGATCTTCATAGGAACTTTGATGGCAGCATCTGGGGGAGAGGCTGACGTTGAGAGTGGAGGAGTAATAATGATTGGCCCTATTCCAATAGTCTTTGGAACAAGCAAGGGGGCCACCTTGGCAATGATACTTGCAGTTTTCCTAATGCTCCTGTGGATAATAGGGGCTCTGCTGAGCAGGAGGGTATGA
- a CDS encoding HAD family hydrolase — protein sequence MLVLVDLDDTLCNTWEAARWSVLRLLPHLIRKRKFRALLYILTQRYKELEQSRELHLLDLDELVENFMERIYQKISEEDLREMFELVDRTFFSNLKLYPDAVEFLKGLKDINAKVVLVTDSSSEWQRKKLEYLNLKQYFDHLIISGETGHSKLEPHNFILARKMFPKEDEVYVVGDRDDTDMRGGKEIGATTILVRRGYFKSLLPKHADYVVKDLKEALEVIKNEHKKRA from the coding sequence ATGCTCGTACTTGTGGATTTGGATGATACTCTCTGCAACACATGGGAGGCAGCAAGATGGAGTGTTCTTAGACTCCTGCCCCATTTGATTAGAAAAAGAAAGTTTAGGGCACTCCTTTACATTCTCACCCAGAGGTACAAAGAGCTTGAGCAGTCAAGAGAGCTGCATCTCCTTGATCTAGACGAACTGGTCGAAAATTTCATGGAGCGGATTTATCAAAAAATTTCGGAGGAAGACCTTAGAGAAATGTTTGAACTTGTTGATAGGACATTTTTCTCAAACTTAAAGCTCTACCCAGATGCCGTTGAATTCCTGAAGGGCTTAAAGGATATAAATGCTAAGGTTGTTTTAGTGACGGATTCCTCCTCTGAGTGGCAGAGAAAGAAGCTGGAGTATCTCAACCTGAAGCAATATTTTGATCACCTTATAATAAGTGGAGAGACCGGGCACAGCAAACTTGAGCCCCATAACTTTATACTTGCGAGGAAAATGTTTCCCAAGGAGGATGAAGTCTACGTAGTAGGGGATAGAGATGACACAGATATGAGAGGGGGAAAAGAAATCGGTGCAACAACAATTCTCGTAAGGAGAGGCTATTTCAAGTCACTCTTACCAAAGCATGCTGATTATGTAGTTAAAGACCTCAAAGAGGCATTGGAGGTAATAAAGAATGAGCATAAAAAGCGAGCTTAA